A genomic stretch from Numida meleagris isolate 19003 breed g44 Domestic line chromosome 2, NumMel1.0, whole genome shotgun sequence includes:
- the CIDEA gene encoding cell death activator CIDE-A: MEVARDCVGSVLRSLVSVGASVGAVTKQTLFPPLMPAGRPFRVSNASRSSRKGIVASSLQELISKTLEAFLITAGMVTLVLEEDGTVVDSEEFFQSLDDNTHFMVLEKGQKWTQTRNGVVPARQKKKMGVANITFDLYKLNPKDFIGCLNVKATFYEIYSVSYDIKCMGAKSILRKVLQIISHIAQITGQFLLYTGTYMLHLMGECDEDGTCTRSQHK, from the exons ATCTTTGGTGTCCGTGGGAGCATCTGTGGGAGCAGTAACAAAACAGACCCTGTTCCCTCCTCTCATGCCTGCAGGGAGACCTTTCCGTGTGTCAAATGCCTCCAGAAGCAGCCGGAAAGGAATTGTTGCAAGCAGCCTGCAAGAACTCATCAGCAAG ACTTTGGAAGCCTTCCTTATAACTGCTGGCATGGTTACTCTGGTTTTGGAAGAAGATGGCACAGTTGTGGACTCAGAAGAGTTCTTTCAGTCTCTGGATGATAACACACACTTCATGGTTCTAGAGAAAGGGCAGAAATGGACACAA ACAAGAAATGGAGTTGTCCCTGcaagacaaaagaagaaaatgggagtAGCTAACATCACATTTGATCTGTACAAGCTGAACCCTAAGGATTTTATTGGCTGCTTAAATGTGAAGGCAACCTTCTATGAGATCTACTCAGTGTCATATGACATCAAATGTATGGGAGCAAAAAGTATATTGCG GAAAGTGCTTCAGATAATATCCCATATAGCACAAATAACTGGACAGTTTCTTCTCTATACTGGAACATACATGTTGCATTTGATGGGTGAATGTGATGAAGACGGCACCTGTACAAGATCACAGCACAAGTAG